The genomic interval TTACGATACGTTTTTTATTGTTATATTAACATTAATCGGGTTTGTTTTTTTCGTTGTCAAGTGATGTTGAATATTGTATTTTTTTTAATATGATTTCAAAAGAAAACTACCTTATTTAATATGGTTTTATAAGATTAAAAATACTTTAACTTTATGAATTTGGGAGATACTGTTATTAAATAATTTATATCTGTTGGTAGGGGGTAATTTAATATAAGAATTTTAAGTTTTTTATTATTGCTAAGAAAATGTATGTTGCTTTGAGGTAAAGTGTTTTTTTATAGAGTTTATTCTGGATAGTTATAATATAAAAAAAAAGACTATCTTATCAGATAGCCTTTTTCTCTTAATATGTTTTTTTTGTTTAGTTTCCTACGCCTGTAATATACCAAAATACGCGAGAAGATTTATCATCACCTCCCATTGCACTACTTGCAGCAGCATAATTATCTGGGTTAAGATCTTTATCGTTGTATCCGTACAAGTACCTTCTTGGTACAGCTTCGTTAGAAATTGAAGGACGGGTAAGAGTATTAGGATAGTCTAATAATCTCCAAGAAGTCCAAGCTTCAAATCCTCTACCGTAAAGAGCTATGTATTTTTGATTACCAATAACTTCTTTCCAACTAGAGCCAGAAGTTGTGTAAGCAACAGTAGTTTGTGCTAAATATGTATCAGCTTCTGCTTGTGTTCCTCCCCAATATATAATAGAAGCGGAAATAGCTGCATTGTAATACGTTTTAGCACTACCAGTAATTAGATTTTTAAAAGTAGTTTTTCCAGTTTATCGTTAGTTTCACGCTCTTAAGGTCTGTTTCTTGTTGGTTTGTTTTTCCTGTAGAAAGACTCATATTTATTTGTGAGTTGTTGGTGTTAAATAAATAACCGAAGCCTAATCCGATTAGGTTTTCATTTTTAGAGTTCAAGTCTATTTGTCCTAAATCAGTTATGGTGTATAGATAAGATTTTTCTGAAGTCAGGTATCTGTATTCTAAATTTAAAAACATGTACTTATTGGTAAATATGCTTTGTTCGTTAAAACCTCTTATTGAGTTGGTTCCTCCGACTCTAAAGAGTTCATTATTAATGTAAGAGTCAGAGTTTAAGTATCCTGTTTTGTTTTTGATAAAAATGCTACTTCGTAAATTTAAATCCCATAAATATGAAATTGATGCTTCTAGTTTAAGTTGGTTTGTTGTTTCGTTAGTTGTTTCTCTGTTACCAAAACTTGGGTTTATGTCTAAGTGGAATTTATTATCTAAAAAAAAATCATTTTTAGGAATACTGTATTTTAATTGAACTCCTAAGAAATAATTACTATAGGTTTCAATATTGTTGGATAAATTTTCTTTTAGATTTTCGGATTTTTCAGAATTGTAGGTGAGGGCTAGTTTAATTTTAGAATTAATGTGGTATCCAATCCTAGAATCAAACTTTGAGTTTAGAAAAGTAGAGTCTTGTTTGTAGATAGAGAAAGTTAATTCTGGGCTAAATCTCGAGTTGAAGATGTATGGTATTGTTGTGGTTAATTTTAATTCTTGCTTTTCTTCACCTATACTGTTCCAGAATAAACCAAATTTTTCACCAGTATTCAAAATATTATTTAATTGTATTTCTAGATTTCCGTTAAACAGTATGTCTCCATTTTCTTTTGAAGCAAAACCTATAATTCCGTCAAAACTATTATTCTTATGTTTTTTTAAATACATATATAATAATGTAGAGTCTTTAGTAAATAAAATTTCAGGAGATTTAATTTCCTTAATAAAATCTAAATTTTTAGATGCATCTGATATTTCTAAAATTTTTTCTTGATTAAATATGTCTGTAGGTTTTATGTTGAAGTAATTTTTTAGATATGATTTAGGGAAATTGTCATATCCTTTAATAATTACTTTATTTATAGTTCTTTTTTTAGAAGGATTAATTACTAAATCAGCAAAAAGAGTTTTGTTTTTAATTGTAACATTTTTTAGTTTTACTTTAGAAAAAGACTTTCCTTCCGAATCTAAATTTGTAGATATTTTTAATAGTGTAGTTTGTAATTTTTCAATTGGAATAGAAAATGTGTTTTCTGTTGTGTTAAATTTTTCAAGATAAATTTCAGATTCCTTACTTGTTCTAATAATTGCATTGTCTATT from Polaribacter sejongensis carries:
- a CDS encoding SusD/RagB family nutrient-binding outer membrane lipoprotein, with the protein product MTGSAKTYYNAAISASIIYWGGTQAEADTYLAQTTVAYTTSGSSWKEVIGNQKYIALYGRGFEAWTSWRLLDYPNTLTRPSISNEAVPRRYLYGYNDKDLNPDNYAAASSAMGGDDKSSRVFWYITGVGN
- a CDS encoding POTRA domain-containing protein encodes the protein MNKKTTPYIYILLALLSYTETFAQAFSLKLTSLNKTEANILNKINYQKKHKDTILLNLEINILSEHLKNLGYFTNSIDSIRNKDNEYVAFFNLGNKIDNAIIRTSKESEIYLEKFNTTENTFSIPIEKLQTTLLKISTNLDSEGKSFSKVKLKNVTIKNKTLFADLVINPSKKRTINKVIIKGYDNFPKSYLKNYFNIKPTDIFNQEKILEISDASKNLDFIKEIKSPEILFTKDSTLLYMYLKKHKNNSFDGIIGFASKENGDILFNGNLEIQLNNILNTGEKFGLFWNSIGEEKQELKLTTTIPYIFNSRFSPELTFSIYKQDSTFLNSKFDSRIGYHINSKIKLALTYNSEKSENLKENLSNNIETYSNYFLGVQLKYSIPKNDFFLDNKFHLDINPSFGNRETTNETTNQLKLEASISYLWDLNLRSSIFIKNKTGYLNSDSYINNELFRVGGTNSIRGFNEQSIFTNKYMFLNLEYRYLTSEKSYLYTITDLGQIDLNSKNENLIGLGFGYLFNTNNSQINMSLSTGKTNQQETDLKSVKLTINWKNYF